Proteins encoded together in one Dehalococcoidia bacterium window:
- a CDS encoding carboxyl transferase domain-containing protein: MPLSRLLVANRGEIAVRILRAAGALGIATVAVYSEDDAQSLHVRRADEAVPLRGAGAAAYLDVEQLLAAAHVQGCDAIHPGYGFLSEQADFARACAEAGIAFVGPDAEALATFGDKIRARALAERLGVPVLRGSARPVSLEECRAFFTALGGGAMVIKAAAGGGGRGMRVVTAAAAIDEAYARCRSEAQAAFGDGRLYVEQLLPYARHVEVQVVGDGSAVSHLWERECSLQRRHQKLVEVAPSPALAPALRAALTGDAVRLAAAVNYRGLGTCEFLVDETPGAEPAYAFIEANARLQVEHTVTEEVLRLDLVQAQLQIAAGRSLAALGLDQARVPAPQGHAVEVRINLETIDAGGAVRPSTGTLTVFEPPSGPGIRVDSCGYAGYRTNPNFDSLLAKLICWSPSPRFADAVAAAYRALCEFRSEGAQTNIPFLQNLLRHPDVAAGRVSTRFLDDHLTEFVARSAAHPKRFFEAAPAPSRAGVRLDAADPLAVLSYGRSGRAAIPSPALPDGAFAGAADGSSGTIAVRAPMQATVVSVDVQAGEPVRRGQQLLVLNAMKMEHVIQAPGPGIVQAIVVAPGDTLYEGDPLLYLEEREAEAGEADAAGQQDLDAIRPDLAEVLRQRQVTVADPVRLEAIEKRHARGGRTAQENVEDLCDPGSFVAYGRLAVGMGLRGAADELLAYAPADGMVMGLGHVNGDRFDETKSRCVVLAYDYTVLAGTQGGMNHKMQDRMLDVAARLRAPVVYFTEGGGGRAGGGSRNATGQGSSSERAGGGGGLATPTWNKLGRLSGLVPIIGVNAGRSFAGNAALLGCCDVIIATANSSIGMGGPAMVEGGGLGVFRPEEIGPMAVQVPNGVVDIAVRDEAEAVQAAKQYLSYFQGPLQQWECADQRLLRGLIPENRLRIYDVRNVIETLADSGSVLELRRGFGLAMITAFIRVEGRPVGVVANNPAHLSGAIDSAAADKAARFMTICDAFDIPLLFLCDTPGIMVGPEAEKEATVRHSARMFVVGASVTVPFFTIILRKSYGLGAQTMGAGNHKLPLFTIAWPTAEFGGMGLEGQVKLGRRRELEAIADPRERAAAFERMVAAAYERGRALNAAHVFEVEDVIDPAESRHWLLAGLKASPPVLPRDGKKRPCIDPW, translated from the coding sequence CCGTTGTCCAGGCTGCTCGTGGCCAACCGTGGTGAGATCGCCGTGCGCATCCTGCGTGCCGCCGGTGCGCTGGGCATCGCCACCGTCGCCGTTTACTCCGAGGACGACGCCCAGTCCCTGCACGTCCGCCGCGCCGACGAGGCCGTGCCGCTGCGCGGCGCCGGCGCGGCCGCCTACCTCGACGTGGAACAGCTCCTTGCCGCCGCCCACGTACAGGGCTGCGACGCGATTCATCCCGGCTACGGCTTTCTCAGCGAGCAAGCGGACTTCGCCCGCGCCTGCGCCGAAGCGGGCATCGCCTTCGTCGGTCCGGATGCCGAAGCGCTGGCGACGTTCGGCGACAAGATCCGTGCCCGCGCCCTGGCCGAGCGGCTCGGCGTACCGGTGCTGCGCGGCAGCGCGCGGCCCGTTTCGCTGGAGGAGTGCCGCGCCTTCTTCACCGCGCTGGGCGGCGGCGCCATGGTGATCAAGGCGGCCGCGGGCGGCGGCGGGCGCGGCATGCGCGTGGTCACGGCCGCGGCCGCGATCGACGAGGCGTACGCGCGCTGCCGCTCGGAGGCGCAGGCCGCCTTCGGCGACGGCCGCCTCTACGTCGAGCAGCTCCTGCCGTACGCCCGCCACGTGGAGGTCCAGGTCGTCGGCGACGGCAGCGCCGTCAGCCACCTCTGGGAGCGGGAGTGCAGCCTGCAGCGCCGGCACCAGAAGCTGGTGGAAGTCGCGCCCTCTCCCGCGCTCGCGCCCGCCCTGCGCGCGGCGCTCACCGGCGACGCCGTACGGCTTGCGGCGGCCGTCAACTACCGCGGCCTCGGCACCTGTGAGTTCCTCGTGGACGAGACGCCCGGCGCCGAACCGGCCTACGCCTTCATCGAGGCGAACGCCCGCCTGCAGGTCGAGCACACGGTCACCGAAGAGGTGTTGCGCCTCGATCTCGTGCAGGCGCAACTGCAGATCGCCGCCGGCCGTTCGCTGGCGGCGCTCGGACTGGATCAAGCGCGCGTGCCGGCGCCACAGGGCCACGCCGTCGAGGTGCGCATCAACCTGGAGACGATCGACGCCGGCGGCGCGGTGCGCCCGAGCACCGGCACGCTGACGGTCTTCGAGCCGCCGAGCGGGCCGGGTATCCGCGTGGACAGCTGCGGCTACGCCGGGTATCGTACCAACCCGAACTTCGACTCGCTGCTCGCCAAGCTGATCTGCTGGTCGCCGTCGCCCCGCTTCGCCGACGCGGTCGCCGCCGCCTACCGCGCCCTCTGCGAGTTCCGCAGCGAAGGGGCGCAGACCAACATTCCCTTCCTGCAAAACCTGCTGCGTCACCCGGACGTGGCCGCCGGCAGGGTCAGCACCCGCTTTCTGGACGATCACCTGACGGAGTTCGTCGCCCGGAGCGCCGCGCACCCGAAGCGGTTCTTCGAGGCAGCGCCGGCGCCGAGCCGCGCCGGCGTACGGCTCGATGCCGCCGATCCGCTGGCGGTGCTGAGCTACGGCAGGTCCGGCCGTGCGGCGATCCCGTCGCCGGCTCTTCCAGACGGCGCCTTCGCCGGCGCCGCAGATGGGTCGAGCGGCACGATCGCAGTGCGCGCGCCGATGCAGGCGACGGTCGTGAGCGTCGACGTGCAGGCCGGGGAGCCGGTTCGCCGCGGACAGCAGTTGCTGGTGCTGAACGCGATGAAGATGGAGCACGTGATCCAGGCGCCGGGACCGGGGATCGTGCAGGCGATCGTCGTCGCGCCGGGGGACACGCTGTACGAGGGCGACCCCCTCCTCTACCTGGAGGAGCGCGAGGCCGAGGCCGGCGAAGCGGACGCAGCCGGCCAGCAAGACCTCGATGCAATCCGCCCCGACCTGGCCGAAGTGCTGCGGCAACGCCAGGTCACCGTGGCGGACCCGGTCCGCCTCGAAGCGATCGAGAAGCGCCACGCGCGCGGCGGGCGCACGGCGCAGGAGAACGTGGAAGACCTCTGCGATCCCGGCAGCTTCGTGGCCTACGGCCGGCTGGCCGTGGGCATGGGGCTGCGCGGCGCCGCCGACGAGCTGCTCGCCTACGCCCCGGCCGACGGCATGGTCATGGGCCTGGGGCACGTGAACGGCGATCGCTTCGACGAGACGAAGTCGCGCTGTGTCGTGCTCGCCTACGACTACACGGTGCTCGCCGGCACGCAGGGCGGCATGAACCACAAGATGCAGGACCGGATGCTGGACGTGGCCGCGCGCCTGCGCGCTCCTGTTGTGTACTTCACCGAGGGCGGCGGCGGGCGCGCCGGCGGCGGCAGCCGCAACGCCACGGGGCAGGGCAGCAGCTCGGAGCGGGCGGGCGGCGGCGGCGGCCTGGCCACCCCGACCTGGAACAAGCTCGGCCGGCTGAGCGGGTTGGTGCCGATCATCGGCGTCAACGCGGGGCGCTCGTTTGCCGGCAACGCGGCGCTGCTCGGCTGCTGCGACGTGATCATCGCCACGGCCAACAGCAGCATCGGCATGGGCGGGCCGGCGATGGTGGAGGGTGGCGGCCTCGGCGTGTTTCGCCCGGAAGAGATCGGCCCGATGGCGGTGCAGGTGCCGAACGGGGTGGTCGACATCGCCGTCCGCGATGAAGCCGAGGCGGTGCAGGCCGCGAAGCAGTATCTCTCCTACTTCCAGGGTCCGCTGCAGCAATGGGAGTGCGCCGACCAGCGCCTGCTGCGTGGCCTGATCCCGGAGAACCGGCTGCGCATCTACGACGTGCGCAACGTGATCGAGACGCTGGCCGACTCGGGCTCGGTGCTGGAGTTACGCCGCGGCTTCGGCCTGGCGATGATCACCGCCTTCATCCGCGTCGAAGGGCGGCCCGTGGGCGTCGTGGCCAACAACCCGGCGCATCTCTCGGGCGCGATCGACAGCGCGGCGGCGGACAAGGCGGCGCGCTTCATGACGATCTGCGACGCCTTCGACATCCCGCTGCTCTTCCTCTGCGACACGCCGGGGATCATGGTTGGCCCCGAGGCGGAGAAAGAAGCGACGGTGCGGCACAGCGCCCGCATGTTCGTGGTGGGCGCGAGCGTGACGGTCCCCTTCTTCACGATCATCCTGCGCAAGTCCTACGGCCTGGGCGCCCAGACGATGGGCGCCGGCAACCACAAGCTGCCGCTGTTCACGATCGCCTGGCCCACGGCGGAGTTCGGCGGCATGGGGCTGGAGGGCCAGGTGAAGCTGGGGCGCCGCCGCGAGCTGGAGGCGATCGCGGACCCGCGGGAACGCGCCGCCGCCTTCGAGCGCATGGTGGCCGCGGCCTACGAGCGCGGCCGGGCGCTGAACGCCGCGCACGTGTTCGAGGTGGAGGACGTGATCGACCCGGCGGAGTCGCGCCACTGGCTGCTCGCCGGCCTCAAAGCCAGCCCGCCCGTGCTCCCGCGCGACGGCAAGAAGCGGCCATGCATCGACCCGTGGTAG
- a CDS encoding acyl-CoA dehydrogenase family protein — protein sequence MDLTISAERQALVEQARELAAGYRAEAFAHDLGAEFPALAFERLREAGFLRLSLPPELGGQGFWSLVPPLTDRFVPYYQVLAALAAGDASTGQLVQIQTHATGIIARHANAEQRQRFLDPVARHGALISSCGSEADPATPSSPRAPNSEMLPVPGGFRVTAAKHFASLAPVADFHLVYLRAPGIETPGQGTVLIVVPRDHPGVSVVDNWDTLGMRATISWQLKLDDVFVPWENVLGQPGDWVLNDPRTFTLAYAANYLGTAQGAYDFVLALVRERPAMLDDDVTAYMLGEMDAALQAASASMNYAAWLWEQGRFTDAEIAGVRAVHTAKQAALTVTNKAIEVVGARGTFRHLPLERALRDVRTFTLHSRDSRNTRRIAEAAVKGAGHSKETYGPLVERLTWEQIGIMQPVTV from the coding sequence GTGGATCTGACGATCTCCGCCGAAAGGCAGGCGCTGGTCGAGCAGGCGAGGGAACTGGCGGCCGGGTACCGCGCGGAGGCCTTCGCGCACGACCTCGGCGCCGAGTTCCCGGCGCTGGCGTTCGAGCGGCTGCGCGAGGCCGGCTTTCTGCGCTTGTCGCTGCCGCCGGAGCTGGGCGGCCAGGGCTTCTGGTCGCTTGTGCCGCCGCTCACCGACCGCTTCGTGCCGTACTACCAGGTGCTCGCCGCACTCGCGGCCGGCGACGCCTCCACCGGCCAACTGGTGCAGATCCAGACCCACGCCACCGGCATCATCGCCCGTCACGCCAACGCCGAGCAGCGCCAGCGCTTCCTCGACCCGGTGGCCCGGCATGGCGCCCTGATCTCCTCCTGCGGCAGCGAGGCCGACCCCGCGACCCCGAGCTCGCCCCGCGCCCCCAACAGCGAAATGTTGCCGGTGCCGGGCGGCTTCCGCGTCACCGCCGCCAAGCACTTCGCCTCGCTCGCGCCGGTCGCGGACTTCCACCTCGTCTACCTGCGTGCGCCGGGCATCGAAACCCCCGGCCAGGGCACCGTCTTGATCGTCGTGCCCAGGGATCACCCCGGCGTCTCGGTCGTGGACAACTGGGATACGCTGGGCATGCGAGCGACCATTAGCTGGCAGCTGAAGCTCGACGATGTCTTTGTCCCCTGGGAGAACGTGCTCGGCCAGCCGGGTGACTGGGTGCTCAACGACCCGCGCACCTTCACCCTCGCCTATGCCGCCAACTACCTCGGCACGGCCCAGGGCGCCTACGATTTCGTGCTGGCGCTCGTGCGCGAGCGGCCGGCGATGCTGGACGACGATGTCACCGCCTACATGCTCGGCGAGATGGACGCGGCCTTGCAGGCGGCCTCCGCCTCGATGAACTACGCCGCCTGGCTGTGGGAGCAGGGCCGCTTCACCGATGCGGAGATCGCCGGCGTGCGCGCCGTGCACACGGCCAAGCAGGCGGCGCTGACCGTGACCAACAAGGCGATCGAGGTCGTGGGGGCGCGCGGCACCTTCCGCCACCTGCCGCTTGAACGTGCGCTGCGCGACGTGCGCACCTTCACGCTGCACTCGCGCGACTCGCGCAACACGCGCCGCATCGCCGAAGCGGCGGTTAAGGGCGCCGGCCACTCGAAGGAGACGTACGGCCCGCTGGTCGAGCGCCTGACCTGGGAGCAGATCGGCATCATGCAGCCGGTCACCGTCTGA
- a CDS encoding M20/M25/M40 family metallo-hydrolase, producing the protein MSDVPAYFAYLKSRQAAMVEEVKRYCAIESGSRDKEGIDRVGPLVAAAWQELGFTTETIAQPESGNHMIARRPGAGRGRLLCHMHLDTTQPRGTIIEHPIEERDGRVYGPGIIDMKGGWVVLLGAFRALRNAGWDGLERATVFLCGDEELGSPSGRPLIEAEARAADWQVIMEPSRTGPLVISRGVVGAIAFTIYGNADDRPGEQAASAIAEAAHKIQALEALSDPERGTRLRVGIVEAGTARQAVPVKAWLSIDLRARTQEDAEALVRGATAIAAQTVVPGTRTVITGGITRPLFKRNPGNVRMLELAQAAGRELGLEITEAPMSVGGSDGNFGAAMGLPSLDGLGPAGGAENNRQYILADSLPQKAALLAGVISRLPELLETR; encoded by the coding sequence ATGTCCGACGTCCCGGCCTACTTCGCCTACCTCAAGTCGCGGCAGGCGGCGATGGTGGAGGAGGTCAAGCGCTACTGCGCGATCGAGAGCGGTTCGCGCGACAAGGAGGGCATCGACCGGGTGGGGCCGCTGGTCGCCGCCGCGTGGCAGGAGCTGGGCTTCACGACCGAGACGATCGCCCAGCCCGAGAGCGGCAACCACATGATCGCGCGACGCCCAGGCGCCGGCCGCGGCCGCCTGCTCTGCCACATGCACCTGGATACCACGCAGCCGCGTGGCACGATCATCGAGCACCCGATCGAAGAGCGGGACGGGCGGGTCTACGGGCCGGGCATCATCGACATGAAGGGCGGCTGGGTGGTCCTGCTCGGGGCGTTCCGGGCGCTGCGCAACGCCGGCTGGGATGGGCTCGAACGGGCCACGGTCTTTCTCTGCGGCGATGAGGAGCTGGGCAGCCCCAGCGGCCGGCCGCTGATCGAGGCCGAGGCGCGGGCGGCCGACTGGCAGGTGATCATGGAGCCGTCGCGCACCGGCCCGCTCGTCATCTCGCGCGGCGTGGTGGGCGCGATCGCCTTCACCATTTACGGCAACGCGGACGACCGCCCCGGCGAACAGGCGGCGAGCGCCATCGCCGAGGCCGCGCACAAGATCCAGGCGCTCGAGGCGCTCTCCGACCCGGAGCGGGGCACGCGCCTGCGGGTGGGCATCGTCGAGGCCGGAACGGCGCGCCAGGCCGTGCCCGTGAAGGCCTGGCTGAGCATCGACCTGCGCGCCCGCACGCAGGAGGACGCCGAGGCTCTGGTGCGCGGCGCGACGGCGATCGCCGCGCAGACCGTTGTTCCCGGCACCCGGACGGTGATCACCGGCGGCATCACCCGCCCGCTGTTCAAGCGCAATCCGGGGAACGTGCGCATGCTGGAGCTGGCGCAGGCGGCCGGGCGGGAGCTGGGGCTGGAGATCACGGAGGCGCCGATGAGCGTCGGCGGCTCCGACGGCAACTTCGGCGCGGCGATGGGTCTGCCCTCGCTGGACGGCCTGGGGCCGGCTGGCGGCGCGGAGAACAACCGCCAGTACATCCTCGCCGACTCCCTTCCCCAGAAGGCGGCGCTGCTGGCAGGCGTGATCAGCCGCCTGCCGGAGCTGCTGGAAACTCGCTGA
- a CDS encoding polysaccharide deacetylase family protein, whose amino-acid sequence MKYRWPNGARCVVMLTFDCDGPGNEIGRGLDPAGAHSIGRYSPRRGLPRVLEMADRQQIPITCFMCGHDAELHPEYISLIGQAKQEMAAHGYVHEGWAMPPDEEIALLRKTHRILSELSGTAPVGWRAPGGQKSNVTLPTLRELGYVYDTSDKDFDGPYPAVVGAGPSTEMVSLPNITSTLDDAYMYGTGRLSPEEILELWKGEFDALYHGAGYFVMTLHPRGGRGGSGVPGRLRAIDRLVSFIKTYPDVHFTNMRDLARWCLDAESGVMQATAHLGGRP is encoded by the coding sequence ATGAAGTACCGCTGGCCCAACGGCGCCCGCTGCGTCGTAATGCTCACGTTCGACTGCGACGGGCCGGGCAACGAGATCGGCCGCGGGCTCGATCCCGCCGGCGCCCACTCCATCGGCCGCTACTCGCCGCGCCGCGGCCTGCCGCGCGTGCTCGAGATGGCCGACCGGCAGCAGATCCCCATCACCTGCTTCATGTGCGGCCACGACGCCGAGCTGCACCCCGAGTACATCTCGCTCATCGGCCAGGCGAAGCAGGAGATGGCCGCGCACGGCTACGTGCACGAGGGCTGGGCCATGCCGCCGGACGAGGAGATCGCGCTCCTGCGCAAGACCCACCGCATCCTCAGCGAACTGTCCGGCACGGCTCCCGTCGGCTGGCGGGCGCCCGGCGGGCAGAAAAGCAACGTGACGCTGCCGACCCTGCGGGAGCTTGGCTACGTCTACGACACGAGCGACAAGGACTTCGATGGTCCTTATCCGGCCGTGGTCGGCGCCGGGCCGTCCACCGAGATGGTCTCGCTGCCGAACATCACCTCCACGCTCGACGACGCCTACATGTACGGCACGGGGCGGCTCTCGCCCGAGGAGATCCTCGAGCTGTGGAAGGGCGAGTTCGATGCCCTCTACCACGGCGCCGGCTACTTCGTGATGACCCTGCACCCGCGCGGCGGCCGCGGCGGCTCCGGTGTGCCCGGGCGCCTGCGCGCGATCGACCGCCTCGTCTCGTTCATCAAGACCTATCCGGACGTCCACTTCACCAACATGCGTGACCTGGCGCGCTGGTGCCTCGACGCGGAGAGCGGCGTGATGCAGGCGACGGCCCATCTGGGAGGCCGGCCATGA
- a CDS encoding polysaccharide deacetylase family protein: MTITDFWPPGSQAAAAISVNLEAESVDRRESELPLWGRRSHGRYAAQAGAFNLLDLFERQSVHATFFINGWDARRYPALMERIAAAGHEVAASGCLHEDFSALSAEQQHAVLEQSEAALNSVFGSRPAGFRAPDRLMTSETHAVLAARGYAYDSSCSDDDVPYVIDAGQGRSLLEIPVQEPYSDRCYYEAHRTPAVVRSALADLFDAAYDEGALFTLMISPRGDVGSGRGLRARVVESVIQAMKERPRLWLATCGDLAGWMQRTRGPAEIPGAAR, encoded by the coding sequence ATGACCATCACCGACTTCTGGCCGCCGGGCAGCCAGGCCGCCGCCGCGATCAGCGTCAATCTCGAGGCGGAGAGCGTCGATCGGCGCGAGTCGGAGCTGCCGCTGTGGGGCCGGCGCTCGCACGGCCGCTACGCCGCCCAGGCCGGCGCCTTCAACCTGCTGGACCTGTTCGAGCGGCAGTCGGTGCATGCCACCTTCTTCATCAACGGCTGGGACGCCCGGCGCTACCCCGCCCTGATGGAGCGGATCGCCGCCGCCGGGCACGAGGTCGCGGCCTCCGGCTGCCTGCATGAAGACTTCAGCGCCCTTTCGGCCGAACAGCAGCACGCCGTGCTGGAACAGTCCGAGGCGGCGCTCAACTCCGTGTTCGGCAGCCGGCCCGCCGGATTCCGCGCCCCCGACCGGCTGATGACGAGCGAGACCCACGCCGTGCTCGCCGCCCGCGGCTACGCCTACGACTCCAGCTGCAGCGACGACGACGTTCCCTACGTCATCGATGCCGGGCAGGGGCGCTCGCTGCTCGAGATCCCCGTGCAGGAGCCGTACTCGGACCGCTGCTACTACGAGGCGCACCGCACGCCGGCAGTGGTGCGCTCGGCGCTCGCGGACCTGTTCGACGCCGCCTACGACGAGGGCGCGCTCTTCACGCTCATGATCAGCCCGCGTGGCGATGTGGGCTCCGGGCGCGGCCTGCGCGCCCGCGTGGTGGAGTCCGTGATCCAGGCGATGAAGGAACGCCCCCGCCTCTGGCTGGCGACGTGTGGCGACCTCGCCGGCTGGATGCAGCGAACGCGCGGCCCGGCAGAGATCCCCGGTGCAGCGCGCTGA
- a CDS encoding antibiotic biosynthesis monooxygenase, whose product MEGNGMITMWVKVRIKPELRRRFLEAIEVDALGSERDEPGCMRFNVLQDAQDNAVYYFYEVYKDEAALEAHRRMPHYEVWRGAADTLDGPVEATRCQTVFPEDSAYWSKK is encoded by the coding sequence ATGGAGGGAAACGGCATGATCACGATGTGGGTGAAGGTGCGGATTAAGCCCGAGCTGCGGCGACGCTTCCTCGAAGCGATCGAGGTCGATGCCCTCGGCTCGGAGCGGGATGAGCCGGGCTGCATGCGCTTCAACGTCCTGCAGGACGCGCAGGACAACGCCGTCTATTACTTCTACGAGGTCTACAAGGACGAGGCGGCGCTGGAGGCGCACCGCCGCATGCCGCACTACGAGGTCTGGCGCGGAGCAGCCGATACCCTCGACGGCCCCGTCGAAGCGACCCGTTGCCAAACGGTGTTCCCGGAAGACAGCGCCTACTGGAGCAAAAAGTAG
- a CDS encoding PEP-utilizing enzyme, which yields MDPWIVGSKPSARYPLWTRANVGEVFPDPVAPLTFSLLMRDVVEGAWRDALVQMGAFTYDEFAPGEMETLGVFGGYCYLNAAVTRILGERAPGLSAQAMDDLFYGSQPGVPPYEPAPGDHNEERTAAIGETFAWVMSATQLDAPAASAARVATLRDKRPDLDAMSNPQLWAYARDLLLAYFRQLFSEHIYITFLSPIPVGVLAQICAAVNRPEDAMRVISGVGDVESAAPSLAMWQLSRQVAADPALMAAFDAGVPGLLDRLAKGGPAGEKFLADFSGFLRTFGSRGPNEWEMRNHTWETRPELALAAIDRMRLAGPEAAPAARNRQMAAERERTVAEISAMLAGDAATQGAFQAAAKAAMLFQAGRERTKTSAIKPIHEARMAMHTIGRRLVAEGKADEVSDFGLVLATEMDGWIADPASLRDEIRRRRALFHDYAALREPFVFAGTQPDPDTWPPREENSVKPVAPGEVLTGFPGCPGQVTGVARVVLDPLDPTALNPGEILVAPITDPSWTPLFVAAGGVIVDVGAAQSHAMIVSRELGIPCVPSVTDATRRIPDGATVLVNGDAGTVTILSLT from the coding sequence ATGGACCCATGGATCGTCGGCAGCAAGCCGAGCGCACGTTATCCGCTGTGGACGCGCGCCAACGTCGGCGAGGTGTTTCCCGACCCGGTCGCACCGCTGACGTTCAGCCTGCTGATGAGAGATGTCGTCGAAGGCGCCTGGCGTGACGCGCTCGTGCAGATGGGCGCCTTCACCTACGACGAGTTCGCCCCCGGCGAGATGGAGACGCTCGGCGTCTTCGGCGGCTACTGCTACCTCAACGCCGCCGTTACCCGCATCCTCGGCGAGCGGGCGCCCGGCCTCTCCGCCCAGGCGATGGACGACCTCTTCTACGGCTCGCAGCCGGGCGTTCCGCCCTACGAGCCGGCGCCAGGCGACCACAACGAGGAACGCACCGCCGCCATTGGCGAGACCTTCGCCTGGGTGATGAGCGCCACGCAGCTCGACGCGCCCGCCGCCAGCGCGGCGCGCGTCGCGACGCTGCGCGACAAGCGGCCGGACCTCGACGCGATGAGCAATCCCCAGCTCTGGGCCTACGCCCGCGACCTGCTGCTTGCATACTTCCGTCAGCTCTTCTCCGAGCACATCTACATCACCTTCCTCAGCCCGATCCCGGTCGGCGTCCTCGCCCAGATCTGCGCGGCGGTGAACCGGCCGGAGGACGCGATGCGCGTGATCTCCGGTGTGGGCGACGTGGAATCGGCGGCGCCGTCGCTGGCGATGTGGCAGCTCAGCCGTCAGGTGGCGGCCGATCCGGCGCTGATGGCGGCCTTCGACGCGGGCGTGCCGGGCCTGCTCGACCGCCTCGCCAAGGGCGGACCGGCCGGTGAGAAATTCCTCGCCGACTTCAGCGGCTTCCTGCGCACATTCGGCTCGCGCGGGCCGAACGAGTGGGAGATGCGTAACCACACCTGGGAGACGCGGCCCGAGCTGGCGCTGGCGGCGATCGACCGCATGCGCCTCGCCGGTCCCGAGGCCGCGCCCGCTGCCCGCAACCGCCAGATGGCGGCCGAGCGCGAGCGCACCGTCGCCGAGATCTCGGCCATGCTCGCCGGCGACGCCGCGACGCAGGGCGCCTTCCAGGCGGCCGCGAAGGCTGCCATGCTCTTCCAGGCCGGGCGCGAGCGCACCAAGACCAGCGCGATCAAGCCGATCCACGAGGCGCGCATGGCGATGCACACGATCGGCCGGCGCCTGGTGGCCGAGGGCAAGGCCGACGAAGTGAGCGACTTCGGCCTCGTGCTGGCGACCGAGATGGACGGCTGGATCGCCGATCCGGCCTCGCTCAGAGACGAGATTCGCCGCCGCCGCGCGCTGTTCCACGATTACGCCGCTCTGCGCGAGCCGTTCGTCTTCGCCGGCACGCAGCCCGACCCCGACACCTGGCCGCCGCGCGAGGAGAACTCGGTGAAGCCCGTCGCCCCCGGCGAAGTGCTCACCGGCTTCCCCGGCTGCCCCGGCCAGGTGACCGGCGTGGCGCGCGTCGTGCTCGACCCGCTGGACCCGACCGCGCTCAACCCCGGCGAGATCCTCGTGGCGCCGATCACCGACCCGTCGTGGACGCCGCTGTTTGTCGCCGCCGGCGGCGTGATCGTCGATGTCGGCGCGGCGCAGAGCCATGCCATGATCGTCAGCCGCGAGCTGGGCATTCCCTGCGTGCCCTCGGTCACCGACGCGACACGGCGCATCCCCGACGGCGCCACCGTGCTGGTGAACGGCGATGCCGGCACGGTGACCATTCTCTCTCTGACCTGA